The Papio anubis isolate 15944 chromosome 1, Panubis1.0, whole genome shotgun sequence genome window below encodes:
- the NR0B2 gene encoding nuclear receptor subfamily 0 group B member 2, whose amino-acid sequence MSTSQPGACPCQGAASRPAILYALLSSSLRAVPRPRSRCLCRQHRPVQLCAPHRTCREALDVLAKTVAFLRNLPSFWQLPPQDQRRLLQGCWGPLFLLGLAQDAVTFEVAEAPVPSILKKILLEEPSSSGGSGQPPDRPQPSLAAVQWLQCCLESFWGLELSPKEYACLKGTILFNPDVPGLQAASHIGHLQQEAHWALCEVLEPWCPAAQGRLARVLLTASTLKSIPTSLLGDLFFRPIIGDVDIAGLLGDMLLLR is encoded by the exons ATGAGCACCAGCCAACCAGGGGCCTGCCCATGCCAGGGAGCTGCAAGCCGCCCAGCCATTCTCTACGCACTTCTGAGCTCCAGCCTCAGGGCTGTCCCCCGACCCCGTAGCCGCTGCCTATGTAGGCAGCACCGGCCCGTCCAGCTATGTGCACCTCATCGCACCTGCCGGGAGGCCTTGGATGTTCTGGCCAAGACAGTGGCCTTCCTCAGGAACCTGCCATCCTTCTGGCAGCTGCCTCCCCAGGACCAGCGGCGGCTGCTGCAGGGTTGCTGGGGCCCCCTCTTCCTGCTTGGGTTGGCCCAAGATGCTGTGACCTTTGAAGTGGCTGAGGCCCCAGTGCCCAGCATACTCAAGAAGATTCTACTGGAGGAGCCCAGCAGCAGTGGAGGCAGTGGCCAGCCGCCAGACAGACCCCAGCCCtccctggctgcagtgcagtggcttcaGTGCTGTCTGGAGTCCTTCTGGGGCCTGGAGCTGAGCCCCAAGGAATATGCCTGCCTGAAAGGGACCATCCTCTTCAACCCTG ATGTGCCAGGCCTCCAAGCCGCCTCCCACATTGGGCACCTGCAGCAGGAGGCTCACTGGGCGCTGTGTGAAGTCCTGGAGCCCTGGTGCCCAGCAGCCCAAGGCCGCCTGGCCCGTGTCCTCCTCACAGCCTCCACCCTCAAGTCCATTCCGACCAGCCTGCTTGGGGACCTCTTTTTTCGCCCTATCATTGGAGATGTTGACATCGCTGGCCTTCTTGGGGACATGCTCTTGCTGAGGTGA